tctttttatttaatcttgATTTAAACATAatacaattttaaacaattaacaGTATATAAAAGTATACAGTACATCCTagtttaaaagtaaaatattttatttacaaattgttaaaaattaaatggaaTGTTCATgcactttatttatttattaaagaaaaatttatttttcttgcatTGCTCGATACTTTGGATCAGAAATTGCAGCGTTTGGATTGCAAGTAAAAGATACAGTTAACGCATAACGAATTCCAGATTGCACTTTTTCAACCGCGTGTAAATTTTCACTACCCGAGGTGAACATGGATACTCTACCTATAaggtaatatttaaattaaattatttttagattttaccATCTTTATCGTTATTGGTTCTAACTCTTATTTACCTTTCCGGGGTTCTACGGTTGTGTTAACGCTGTCTTTATCGATAAATATGAATCGACCTCCTTCAAAATCTCTTCCGTAATCGTTTAGGTAAAGCAAACTTGTGTAATCAAATGATTGATATGTTTcctaaataagaaattatttttaaaaacaaactGCTGTTAATAACTTgattagtaataattaatatgtatacTTTGTCAATGTGAGGATGCCAATATTCATCGTGTATTGTTTGCGCAGATACATTAGTCATTCGTGAAAAGAATGTTggctttgttaaaaatattttattagcgGGAACACCAAAATTGTGTGCCACTGCGTGTTGTATTTTAGTTCTTACTACTCTACAAATATaagatataatatatttataaaataaaagtgatTATGTTTGTCTTAAAGAAAGATGGTTAATTTTCATACTTATAAATTGCAAAATCAGCACTGTTGAATATTGTTTTTGCCTCTGGCAATGtatagatattaataaaatcaCGACCTTTACTCAATGCACCAGAGTGAAGGTCTAAAATACTTGCACCTCCGTCAGAACCCCCTAAACTTAAACCGTTCATTGCTATCTTTAACAAAACATCAGTTTCTGTTGACGAGACTAATTTATCTGAAACTATCCTTCCACATTTCTCTGGTACACACTCGGGATATTCGCTTGTCTCAGCTTTATAATCATTCGAACATTCAACGTGTTGTGTACGgcttaataaaatttctttctgTTTTGCTAAGGATATTTCTTTACCCTGCTTACTATTATACCAAACAATAAATAACACTGTTAGGATTAGAGCAGAACGTGACCATATCCTTTGATAAGGAAATGTTACAGATGGGCCATACTTTCTgcaaaatgatacaaaatgaaTCAAAGATTAAGAATCAATTTCTGTAATgttatatgaaataaataatgaattcattaattaatatttacatatatgaCAATAAGACTAAcctataaaataacaaata
This Osmia lignaria lignaria isolate PbOS001 chromosome 9, iyOsmLign1, whole genome shotgun sequence DNA region includes the following protein-coding sequences:
- the LOC117603537 gene encoding 2-oxoglutarate and iron-dependent oxygenase domain-containing protein 3; the encoded protein is MSQETKKGKKKQVTREKTNHKEEKSEENAKKDSNENVKLKYGPSVTFPYQRIWSRSALILTVLFIVWYNSKQGKEISLAKQKEILLSRTQHVECSNDYKAETSEYPECVPEKCGRIVSDKLVSSTETDVLLKIAMNGLSLGGSDGGASILDLHSGALSKGRDFINIYTLPEAKTIFNSADFAIYKVVRTKIQHAVAHNFGVPANKIFLTKPTFFSRMTNVSAQTIHDEYWHPHIDKETYQSFDYTSLLYLNDYGRDFEGGRFIFIDKDSVNTTVEPRKGRVSMFTSGSENLHAVEKVQSGIRYALTVSFTCNPNAAISDPKYRAMQEK